The DNA segment ATTTCCCGCCAACCGGAAAAAACCCGGCTCATGCTCGGGCGGATGTTCAATCTCCGGGTCAAATTTTCTGTTTACACCTTTCTTATCATGCTGATTATTATCGCCGGTTCGTATATTTTCATCAATAACCGCAGTGTCATCAAGACTCATGAACATTTGCATGATACGGTCAATTCGTTGTCGAAGACCGTAGCGGCGCAGGCGGCCGCTTATATTCTCAATCATCGCTCCGATGTGGAATTCGACGAACTCGCCATCAGTTATACCAAGGCCAATCCGGAACTGCTGATGCTTGTCATTACCGATTCTTTGGGAAATATTCTCGCTGATACCCGCGACATAAAAAATTTGCACAAGAAATTTATCACCCCGGTCGGAATTGACACCGCCAGAGTGGGCCGATATCAGGAATATCGGGAGAATGGGGAGGACCTGAATTACCAGATTCATTATATCCGGAGCGGGGAGCGGATCATAGGCGAGGTCGAGGTATCCTATACCGGCAAATACTACATTAAAGAAATCAATGCCGAACGCCGCAAGGTCATATTCCTGACCCTGATCGGCCTGGCCGTCGGTATCGGGGGCATTTATCTATTATCCAGCTATTTTGTCAGTCCCATTGTCCGGATCACGGAGCGGGTCCGCAAATTCAGTTCCGGCGATATGGAGACGGAACTCCCTCCCGAAGGAGTCGAGGAATATTTCGAAATTTCCAAGGCCCTGAATGAAATGATGAGCCGGCTCCGCCGCGACCGCGAAAATATCATTGAAAGAGAGAGGGTGGCCAAGGAAATCGAAGTGGCCGGTCAGATTCAAAAAACGCTTTTGCCGGCCCGCCTGCCGGATATCCCCGGCCTCCAGATGGATGCTTTCTATCGCGCCGCTTCCCGTATCGGCGGCGATCTCTATGACATTTTCAAAATCGACGAGAACAATTATTGTATGCTTGTCGCCGATGTCTCGGGAAAGGGGATTCCGGCGTCGCTCGTAATGTCGGTCTTGCGAACGATCATCAGAATCCAGGCCCGCGGAAAGGTCTCTGCGTACCGAATCCTGGTTGATGTGGACAAGTATATCCGGGACGATATCCCCCCCGGAATTTTTATCACTATCGTGCTGGCCGTTTATGATGCCTCGACCCGCCGAATGAATGTTGTTTCGGGGGGCCATAATCCCATGATACTGCTTCGGCAGAGGACCGGGAAAGCCGAACTGGTGAATCCGCCGGGAGTCCCGCTGGGGCTGCCGCTGGAGTCCGAGGATGATTTCGCGAAGAAATTGCAGGAAGAAAATCTGCAAATAGAGGATGGCGACGTTATTTTCGCATATAGCGACGGTATTACCGAAGCCATGGACCGAACCGGGGCCAAGTTCGGTTTGCCGAAACTAATCGAGCTTTTCAATGAAAAAGTCGAGGGGGTCAAGACCGGCGGACCGGCCGCGGTCTCATCGCTGATTTTATCGAGTATCGATGACCATGCCGGGATGGCGGTCCAGAATGATGATATAACTTTTATTACCATGGTCGCAGGGCCCGCTCGCAAGGCGGCTCCGGGGGCAGATATCGAAAGCCAGACCCTTCCCTGAACCGGCCGATCCGGCTTGTCGTGGAGTAATCCCGGCCAAAAATTGTTACTGCTTTTTTACCCAATTTGGTTATAATTACCTGTATGGATAATATAAAAATATCCGTTTCCGAAAGCGGCCGCGACGACAGCATCTCGATTATCCGTGTGGACGGTGTAATAGATACTTTGACGGCCACCCATTTGGAGGAAGTGCTGGACCGAATCCTCAAGCGGGAAAGATTCAAGATAGTTCTGGACCTGGCCGGCGTCGATTATATTTCATCGGCCGGGTGGGGCATATTTATTTCGCGCATACGGGAAGTCAGAGAAAACAGGGGCGATATCAAACTTGCCAACATGGTCCCCAACGTTCATGAAATATATGAACTGCTTGAATTTGATAATGTCCTCACGGCCTTTGAAAATCTAAATTCGGCCAAAGAAGCTTTTTCCGGAGCCCAGACGGACGGCGTAAAAAAAAAAGACCCCACGGTAGCGGTCCGCACAATAGTTGAGGAATTACCCGCCTTGACCGGGTCCCCAATCGCGTTGGGGGCCGGTAATCAAGTCTCTCCGGCGGTTGAAGCGGAGCGGACGGAGGCAGAAGGCATAGTTTTGCGGGCGATCCGTGAGGACCCGTTCTATACGATCGCCGAACTCCGTCTCGTCCTTGAGGAAACGGCGCCCGATCTTCGCGTTGGCTGGTGGGGGATATTCCAGATTCTCAAGAGGAATCGCCTGGTATCCCGGCGCGCCCGTTTTCGCTTTGCCCGGCAGGCTTGGAAACGCTCCTGATATTTTCGATTGACACAATTATTGAAATCTGTAATTTGGTGTTGAAAATCATAATTTAACTTTATGGCTGAAAAAGTCTTAATAACTATCCTCGCCGCCCTCGTTGCCCTTCTTTCGGGGCTGATATTGGCTCGCCGTAAAAGGGAAAAAGGAAAGATTCTGGTCAGTGAGGAAGCGGTCAACGATCTGGTAGCCGGAATTGTTAACAATATCAAAGCCGGGAAAATTCAGGATATCGCCGGCAGGGTTTCAATGACGCTCAAGAAATATCTCGGGTGCGACAAAATTGTCTTTCTCAAACAATCCCGGGGTCAGTTGGAATTGAATTATTATTATGGCATACAAAAATTTAACCGCGATGATTTTAAACTGAAATTTGGTCAAAATCTTTCCGGGCGGCTCAACTCCACATTTTCCATATCGTCGATTGAGGAATTAAAGCCGGCGGTCCCGGACAATTATCTGAGCCGATTGGTAACTCACGACTTGAAGTATTTTTTCCCGGTCTATCTCCGCAATAATCTTTATGGTGTTTATTTTATAAAAACCGCTCTTCAGCCCGACAACCCGGTTCTTCGTTTTCTCGCCACGGCTTTGGCTTTTAATCTGTCGGCGGCCTATCATATCGGTTCTCAAGAGCAGCAAATCAGGAAGTATGAGGATCGCCTCAAAATTTTGAACAATTCCAAAAACAAAGAGGGCAATCATCCCGATTCGCTTCTGGGACACGAAATGAGTCGTCTCCTGAAAATAAAGGACAGCCGGCAGTTAATTCCGGAACTATTGACCGCCCTGCGGAAGGAATGCGGTTTCTCAAAAATGGCTTTTATTGCGCCGTCGAATCGCGCCGATCAAACGGTGATCCTGATAAATTGGAATGTCGCCGAAAATTCAACCCGTCTCATTAAGGACAGTTATAGCCTGCTCGATAAGAAAATCGAGCAGGAAAATATCTGCGATCTGGGCGATTCCGAGAAACTCGGAGAGCCGTTGAGCGAAAAAATGAACCAGTTGAAGGAACTCGACCTGAGATATATGACCGCTCTCTCCTGGCCGGGGAGCCGCAAAGCCTTTCTGGCCTGGAACGGAGGCAAAGTCCCCAANGATGTCATGAATCGCCTTCAGCAATTCAAGGCCGAGGCCCTGCCGCTTATTGAAAATGTCAATAGGTATGAACGAATTGAGGAACTATCCTACACCGACGGTTTGACCGGAGCCTACAATTATCGCTATTTCCAGAGACAAATCAGAGAGGAATTCGGCCGGGCCAAACGGTACAATCGCAATCTGGCTCTTTTGATTTTCGATATCGACGACCTTAAAATGATTAACGATAAACTGGGCCATCAGGTCGGAGACGAATTATTGCGTTCGTTCGGAAAAATATTGTCCGAATCGGTCCGGGCCAATGATGTGGCGTCGCGCTACGGCGGTGATGAGTTCTGCCTGATAATGCCGGAAACCGATCGCACCAAGGTCCGCCAGTTTATGGATAGGATTCGGGACCAAATTTCCCGGAGTCCTCTGCCTCTCGAGAGCGGGGAGAAGCAGCCGTATTCGGTCTCAATCGGAGGGGCGGTTTATCCGGAAGATGCCGAGAGTGTCGACTCGCTCATAAATGCGGCCGATATGGCCCTATTGAAGGCCAAAGGGGAAGGACGGAACTGCTCGCGGCTTTATATGCCGGAATACAGTCACAGGGAATAAAGGCGGGGAGATAATAAATCCGGCAAAATGGGCCATATTGACGTATTTATCTCTCTGATGATAACTTAATGAAACCAGACAAGATGCCGATTTTATAAAATATGGCTGTCCTTGCGGACAGTCGGAACGAAAATGATAGCAAGGAATTATGAGTAAATCAAGAAAGCAGGGATGGCTCGCCCCCCTGGGGCTCGTTTTATTGATTATAACCGCGGTGCCGGCCGTAAAGGCCCAATCCGATTCTTATCTTATCGGTTCGGGCGATGTCCTGGAAATCCGTTTCTGGCAGGATCACTCCCTCGACGCTACGGTGCGCGTCCGCCAGGACGGTAAAATTTCGCTCGATGTGGCTGGCGAGATTGACGCCGCCGGAATGACCACCGCCGATCTGGAAAAGAAAATAGTTCGCCAGATTTCCCGGTACAACAGCGCCATTTCACAGGCCGTGGTCCGGGTGACGGAATACAATAATCTGAAAGTATTCCTTTCCGGGCAGATACGAAATCCCGGGAAATATACATTCGAGAAAATACCGGACCTCTGGACCATAATCAACGAAGCCGGCGGTGCGACCGAGTACGGTGATCTGTCCCGGGTGCTTATTATCAGCGGGAGCGGTGAAAAAGGCAAGGTTGATGTTGTCAATGTCTCGGCGCTGGTGACTTCGGGCAAAATGAATGAACTTCCCGAAATTCATTCCGGGGAAACTATAGAAATTCCGCGTTCCCCGGCCGGTTTGCCGGGAACCGCCATCAGCGATCAGGTTTCCCAGAAAAATCTGTTTTATGCCGTCGGAGAAATAACCCGTCCGGGGGCGGTGACGCTGGAAAAGAACACCGACCTGCTTGATGCTATCGCGCTGGCGGGCGGTCCGACCGAATATGCCAATCTCAAGAATGTAACGGTGATTTCCAAGGACGGCTATCGGACCCAGATAATGAAAGTCAATATGAAAAAATATCAGGAAAATGGCCGTCCGGGCCGCTATTTTATCCGCCCCGAAGATACCATAGTTCTTTCCCGCCGGAGCCGGGGCTTTCTCGGCATAGATTCTTTCGCCGGATGGGTCGGGGTGCTGGGTGCGGTCGGCTCGGTGGTCCTGATTGTCGATAGACTGGGAGTCTTCGGACCGGGTCACGGAGGATGATGATTTCCCCAGGGACTGTTTCTGAATTTTCACAAGGAGTCAGTGATGGAATCCTATAGATTGAACAGCCGGATAGTTGAGGACGGTAAAGAATATTTAATTCAAACCATCAATGATACCGTTCAGCGGACGGTGCGCACGTCGCTTTTCGCCGACGGCGAATTGCTTGATGCCATTGATTTGCCGCATTCCGATGATGTCAGCGAAGCCGACCTTCTGACTTTGGTGAAGACTTCTCACGACGAAAAGAAGTCCGAACTGGAGTACCTTCTCAAGAGCTATAGGGAGGTTCTTGAAGAGGGACGTCCGGAAATGATGTTTCATCTGGGCACGGCTCTCTTTTTCAAGCGGATGAATCCCGAAGCATGCCAGTTGTTCCAGGCCGCGGTCAAAGCCAAGCACGATTACCATGAGGCCTATTACTATCTGGCGCAGGTGGAATCGGCTCTCGGTCATAATGATCTGGCCATCAAGGCCGGCAACAAAGCGGTCGAATTGCGCTCCAACTTCGCCGATTATCGCAACGCTCTGGGCGAGGCCTACCTGGCGGCCGGATCCTGCCGCCGGGCCGTAATGGAGTTCGAGGAAGCAATCAAGTTGAATATTTACTACGCCGATGCCTATTTTAATCTCGCCCTCACCTATATCCTCAATGCCATCAATAAAGAGGATTTTAATATGTTTCCGGATCTGAACGCCCGGACCGGGGAATTGCTGAAAAAAGCGACCCTCATAAATCCCAATTTCCGCACCACGGCCTATTATGACGAAGCCTTGATGGCCCTGAACAAGGGGGAACTCCAGCGGGCTTATTCTCTTTTCAAAGGGGCTCGAGAGGAAAAGAAAGAGAAACTTCGCCAGGAGCGCTCCTCCCATTTCAACCGCTTTCTGATGTACACCAACTGGATTTCGCGGGACAGTATCGAAGAACGGATTGCGATGCTGGAAAAAGAAATCGGGAAGAATCCCGGGTATGTCGATCTCTATTACGAACTGGCGGTGTCATATATGCATCAGTCGCGGTACGCGTGGCAGAGGGGAATGGATTGCATGAGAAGGGCGCTGGAAATCAATCCGAACCTGTCGAAAGCCGCCAAAGCCCTTGAATACGCCGAAGAATTTTACCTCAAGTTGAATGATGCGGTTTTTGATATCACGGAAAAAAGCAATTGAAGAGGATCTCTTGGATACAAAGAACGGGCTCAATATNATCGANTATTATGACGCCGAATCTCCGGAAGCATCGGAATTCAGGCGCCTGCTTCATAATATAAACGGCAACCTCTCCGAGGGTGGGCGGAAATCGCTTCTGGTGACATCGGCCATGACATCGGAGGGGAAGTCGATAATTTCGACTTTCATCGCCCTGACATCGGCCCGGCACAAAAATAAAAAGACCCTTTTGATCGATTTTGATCTGCGCCGCCCGAGAATTCATCGTCTTTTCAATCTTCCCCGCGAAAAAGGCGTGTCCGAGATACTGGAAGAAGGAGTGCCGGTAAGAAATCTGATCAAACCGACTTCTCTGGATAAATTGGATATCCTGACGGCCGGGAAGCCGATTCCCAATCCGTCCGATCTGATTAACGGGCCCGCCGTGCATAAGATTATCGAGGAAATGAAATTTTATTATGACCTTATCGTGATCGATACTTCGCCGGTAATTCCCGTCTCCGATCCGATGCTCCTAATCGAGGAAGTCGACGCCGCTCTTTTGGTCGTGAAGGCCGGCGTCACTCCTAAAGGCGTGGTGAGCCGGGCCTGTGGCCTTTTGGCTCCGAATCGGAAGAAACTGCTGGGAGTGGTGATCAACAATCTGGAGAGCACCCTGCCATATTACTACAATTATAATTATTACGGATATCACTATAAACCATCCAAACATTGACGGCCCGAAACGGTCCGTGGCTCGAAAAGAGTGGTCATGACTACCAATATTCTCACGGTCGATCTCGAAGATTGGTTTGTCGTTGAAAACCTCAAAGGCAACATCGACTATCGCAAATGGGACGAATTGCCGTCGCGCGTCGTGGTCAATACCGACCGGCTCCTTAATCTTTTCGAAAAATTCGATGTCCGGGCGACCTTCTTCGTTCTCGGATGGATTGCGGATCGTTTCCCCAAACTGATCGAAACCGTGGCCGCCGGAGGACACGAAATAGCGTGTCATAGTTACCGTCACATAATGGTGAAGAAGGTCGATCAGGAGACTTTCCGTTCCGATACCGAAATGGCGATTCGCGTCATCCGCAATGCCTGCGGCCTGGCGCCAATCGGCTATCGCGCCCCGAGTTGGTCCATTGATTCCTCCACGCCATGGGCATTTGAGATCCTGGCCGACCTTGGATTCGTCTATGATTCTTCGCTGTTTCCGGTGAAGCACGATATTTACGGCGACCCCGGGGGGCCGAAAGAAATATTCCGCATGAAACTGGAAAGCGGGCGGAATATTTTTGAGATTCCCGCCTCGACTCTGCCCTTATGGGGCAAAAATCTTCCTGTCTGCGGCGGCGGTTATCTCCGTCATTCCCCCCTCTGGTACACGGCCGGAATTATTCGCCGGCTCAACCGGATCGGCCGTCCCGCCGTAGTTTATGTACATCCGTGGGAAGTGGATAATAAACTGCCCCGAATGAAAGGTTTGAACCTCTTGCAGAAGTACCGCCAGTACGGTTCTATCAACACGATGATGCGCAAACTGGAACGGCTCCTGCTCGAATTTCAATTTTGCCGGGCCCGCGATTATATTGAGAGTCTGGCCCGCAAACCGATAGGATTTGAACGATGAGTTATCGCAGTAAAGTCGCCGTTTTGAAAACCGATTCGACCCGGGTGGTGGCCGATTACCGCCGCCTTCTCGAACTGATCGACTATAAATCGATTATAAGCCCCGAAAAAGAGACTGTCATTAAACTTAATCTTTCCTGGACCAAGTATTTTCCGGCCTGCTCGTCGCAGCCGTGGCAACTGGAAGGTGTCGTCAGGACCCTGATAGAAGATAAATATCGCCCCGATAAATTATTCCCCCTTGAAAACAAGACCGTCGTCACCAATCCGGTCAAGGGCGCGAAGAATAACCTCTGGATGCCGGTCCTTAACCGCTACGGCTTAAACTTCACTCCGCTCCCGGACGTGGAATGGATCAAGTACCATTTCAAAGAACCGCTTTTGAGGTTGAATGAAATTTTCCCGGAGGGGATCGAAATACCCAAAATGTATGTCGGCAAGCAGATCATTCACCTGCCGACCGTCAAAACCCACGGCCACGCGGTAACAACCGGGGCGATAAAAAACGCTTTCGGGGGGCTCCTGAAAGAGGTGCGCCATTACGCCCATAAATATATGCACGAGGTTCTGGTCGACTTGATGATTATGCAGAAAGAACTTCATCCCTCGATTCTGGCCGTCATGGATGGTACCGTCTGCGGCGACGGGGCCGGGCCGCGCACCATGACACCCCGCGCCAAGAATTATATCCTGGCGTCGGGCGATTCGGTCGCTATCGATGCCGTAGCCGCCAAAATGATGGGGTTCGATCCGAAGCAGATACCGTACATCAGAATGTGCCACGAACGGGGGTTGGGGGTGGGACGAATCGATGAAATCGAATTTCTCGGCGAAAATATCACGGATATTAATTTCGGATTCAAGACGAAGAAATCGTTTGTGATCTGGGGTGACCAACTTCTGAGAAAAGGGGCGCTCCGCTCCCTGGAAAAAATCGCCCTTCATTCACCCCTGGTTTTCTGGGCCCCGATGGCGAGTAATATCTATCACGACTGGCTCTGGTATCCCACTGTGGGAAAATCGATAATCAGAAAATTCTCCGGGACCGAATGGGGCCGCCTGTTCGAGCAATATAAAAGTAAATAATTGCCCCCGATCTGCGCTTTTGGCCGTTTAACGGCCGGCGCCTCAAAAGCAAAATCGATATCGGCGTTTTTTCCGAAATATATCTTGACTACCAAGTGTATAATCTATAAATAGTTAGATATAATTTTGAGGAGGCAGAGATGAAAAGGTTTTTAATTGCATTGTTCCTGGTGGCGTTAATTTTCGATTTGGCATCAGCCAGGAAAAAGGATCTGGCCGGCTCAGTAGAAAATGCGACTTATGTCGATGATACCTATAATGTATCTATGGCGATTCCCGACGGCTGGGACTGCTCCGTAAAAAAGAGCAAGAGCCCGGTCCGCATGATACTGATTAAGAAGCAGTATGACGTCCCGATCCAGTTTCAGAACGCCCCCAATTTCACCACGATTCCCAAGGTCGTCTTATATATTGATACGACCAGCCTGACCGTGGACCAGTTCGTTGATTCCCTGCTGTCGGACCAGTACAAATCCAAGCAGAAAAACGAGGTTTTATCGCAATTCAAATCGCTTTACGGTAATACTCTGGTGAAAAGAAGAACCAAACAGTCGATCGGTGACATTACCGGGGTTAGGATAGCGACTCAATTGAGATATACGGTGGAAGTCCCCTGGGCCGGTTCGCAGTCGGATCGGGCCGATGTGGTGACCGATTTTTACGGCGGTTCCACCTTCTTCGCCAAGGACGGCAATAATATAATTATGCTCCAGTTAGTTTGTGAATGGCGATATTTTGACGTCCTTGAGCAGGATTTTGTTAAGATGTTGGACGGGTTGAAGTTTACCAGTAAGAAATAGACCTCTCCGGCGTCGCCCGCGACGCAATTTCCATTGACTGGCCCCGGCATCTTTATTATTATCAACGGACTAAATTTATGGAAATTCATTCCAAGGAGGATACATGTGGGTCTTCAGGTCGATCCTGATTCTGATAATAATCGTTATTATTATCGGATTTGCTGTTTATAACAGCGGACCGAGCCAAACCGTTGATATTGATTTGATCTGGGCCAAGCGCTTTGCCGTGCCGGTCATTACGGTAGTTTTCTGGTCCTTCATCCTCGGCTCCCTGGTTTCCCTCCTTCTCTTCATATCCGTTTACCTCAAGCAGTCGGATCAATTGCGGGAAGCCAATAAATCTATCAAGGGTCTGATTTCGGAGGTGACGCTTCTGCGCAATCGGCCGATCGAAGAGGCCAAGGATCTTCTGAAAAAACCTGGCGGGACACAGGAGTAGGCGATGGAAAGTATTGTTGTCATTTTCTTATTGGCTCTTATTTCGCTGATTTTCATCTATATCTATTATGACCGCATAAAAAAGGAAAAGAAAGTCAAGGATCCGACCACCTACATTGAGGCCCTCAAATCGCTTCTCGACGGGCAGGAAGAAACCGCGTTCGCCGGGTTCCGCGAGGTTGTCGCCGAAGACAGCACTAATGTCGACGCCTACGTCCGTATCGGGGATATCCTGCGCAAGTATGGCAAGCCGGACAAGGCCCTGCAAGTGCACAAGGATCTGACTCTCCGTCACGGACTTTCATCCGGGGAAAAATCGACCATTCTGCGCTCCCTGGCGGATGATTTCTTTGCCCTCGGGGATATGGCTTCGGCCATGGCGGCCATCAAAGAGTTGATATCGATTGACGGCAATAATAAATGGGCGACCGAAAGAATGCTTGATGTCTATGCCCAGACCGGCGACTGGGACGCGGCCTTTGAAATGAAAGAGAAATTGACCAAGATAGAAGGCGGTAAAGGGAAGAAGGAACTGGCCTTTTACAAATTTTTCCAGGGCGAGAAACTGACCGCTCAGAAAGAATATCACAAGGCCCGTTTGCATTTCAAAGAGGCGATCGGCATCGATCCCGCCTGTGTCCCGGCCTATATCTATATCGGGGATTCTTATCTTTCGGAAAACCGGGAAGAGGATGCGGTCGAATTCTGGCAGAAATTGATCAAGGTTATGCCCGATGCCTCCAAGTACGTTCTGGGCCGCCTGAAAAAGGCCCTGTTTGATCTGGGGCGGTTCGGTGAAATATCGTCGATCTGCACGGAAATACTCGAGGTCTCGCCCAAGAATCTGGAAGCGCGGATGACCCTGGCCGAGTATCACTACAAGAAAGGGGAATATTCGATCGCGTCCGAACATCTCAGCCAGGCCGCCGAGGATCATCCCGATTCCTATCTTCCCATCCTGGATCTGGCCAAACTTTATCTGACCATCGGCGACAAGCGTCATCTCGGAGAGTTAATCAATAAACTGGAAGATCGCCGCGAGTTGATTGAAAATCAATATCATTGCGATCGCTGCGGCTACAAATCGAAAACCAAAAAATGGTTCTGTCCTTCATGCAAGGCGATTGATAGTTTTGTAGTTTGATGTGCCGTTTTCTTTCTGCTCTTATCGTTACCCTGACTTTTACCGTCCCGGCCGGCGGGTCGGAATTGATCAATCTCATCAGGCAGGGCCAAATGGAAGCGGCGCGGCGTATCATGGACAGCACGGCCTCGGCGGTTCATCGCGACGGCAACCGCATATTTGCTCAGGCCATTCTGGAACCGGACGGTCCCCGGGCGATGACCCTTCTGGAGACCGCCCGGCAGGCCGGTATCGACCCGGCTGACGCGGAATATCTCTCACTGGAGAAGGCCCTTTTCTATTTCGCCGCCGGATGGCCCGATAGTGTCCTGAATGAGACTCAATCGTACCTGCGCCGGTGGGAAAACGGCCGCTACCGCGCCGAAATGATGTCTTTGGAGGCCCGCGCCGGCGAGATATTAAAGGACAGTCAGACGACCAATCGTCTGCTGGAATTAACGGCTCGAGAAAATCCTGATTCCCTGACCGGTTTGAACGCTCGACTCCAACAGGCAAGAATTATGGCGCAACAGGGGAAATATACCGAAGCACGAAAAGTACTGAAGAGACTGATTAAATCTTCATTTGACAATATTGCGTCATCCTCACTTTATCTGCTGTCGCAAATGGCGCTGGAACAAAAGAGAAATGATGATGCGCTTTTCTATTTCAATCTGCTCAAAGAGGAGTTTCCGGACGCGGTCGGCCTGGATGATTTGAGCGACCAGTTGAGCAATTTTCAAGCGAGCGGGAATGATCAGAGTGCGGAGAAGATTACCGGTACGACTTATGCCGTGCAGGTGGGGGTATTTTCGGTGAGAGATAACGCCATGAAGATGACGGATCGCATGAAAAAATATAACCAGAAAGTGGAAATTCTGGAAAAGACCATCTCCGGCAAAAAATATTATGTCGTTTGGGTGGGCAAATTTCTTTCCTCGGATCAGGCGATGGTGTTCAAAGCCCGGCTTGAAACGGCCGAAAACGAGACTTTTCAGGTTGTCGCGCGATGAAAAAAGGCTCCGGCGGACATGATGGCATCACGCCCTTGATGCGCCAATACAACAAAATCAAGGAGCAGTATCCCGACAAGATTCTCTTTTTCCGGATGGGCGATTTCTATGAGATGTTCGGCGATGACGCCGTGAAGGCGGCGCCGATTCTGAATGTTGCCTTGACCTCCCGCGGCCATATGAACGGGGCCCGCATTCCTCTGGCGGGAGTCCCGTACCATGCCATGGATAAGTACCTGGCCCGCCTCCTTGAAGCCGGGGAAAAAGTGGTCGTGGTGGAACAGGTCGAAGATCCCAAACTGGCCAAAGGGGTCGTCAAAAGAGAAGTTGTTGAGATTATTACTCCCGGTACCGCCACGATTGACGGGGTCGCCGATATCGCCAGCCCTCTTTATCTGGGGGGGATCTATCAGGATAATGACGCTTCCGCGGCCGGAATCGCCTACATCGATTTACTCAGCGGGAAATTCTATCTCGATGAAGGCACCAGCGAAAAAATGATTGAGAAATTGCGGGTGC comes from the Candidatus Zixiibacteriota bacterium genome and includes:
- a CDS encoding putative tyrosine-protein kinase CapB (Evidence 3 : Putative function from multiple computational evidences) is translated as MRFLISRKKAIEEDLLDTKNGLNXIXYYDAESPEASEFRRLLHNINGNLSEGGRKSLLVTSAMTSEGKSIISTFIALTSARHKNKKTLLIDFDLRRPRIHRLFNLPREKGVSEILEEGVPVRNLIKPTSLDKLDILTAGKPIPNPSDLINGPAVHKIIEEMKFYYDLIVIDTSPVIPVSDPMLLIEEVDAALLVVKAGVTPKGVVSRACGLLAPNRKKLLGVVINNLESTLPYYYNYNYYGYHYKPSKH
- a CDS encoding Polysaccharide deactylase family protein, PEP-CTERM locus subfamily; translation: MTTNILTVDLEDWFVVENLKGNIDYRKWDELPSRVVVNTDRLLNLFEKFDVRATFFVLGWIADRFPKLIETVAAGGHEIACHSYRHIMVKKVDQETFRSDTEMAIRVIRNACGLAPIGYRAPSWSIDSSTPWAFEILADLGFVYDSSLFPVKHDIYGDPGGPKEIFRMKLESGRNIFEIPASTLPLWGKNLPVCGGGYLRHSPLWYTAGIIRRLNRIGRPAVVYVHPWEVDNKLPRMKGLNLLQKYRQYGSINTMMRKLERLLLEFQFCRARDYIESLARKPIGFER
- a CDS encoding conserved hypothetical protein (Evidence 4 : Unknown function but conserved in other organisms), which translates into the protein MSYRSKVAVLKTDSTRVVADYRRLLELIDYKSIISPEKETVIKLNLSWTKYFPACSSQPWQLEGVVRTLIEDKYRPDKLFPLENKTVVTNPVKGAKNNLWMPVLNRYGLNFTPLPDVEWIKYHFKEPLLRLNEIFPEGIEIPKMYVGKQIIHLPTVKTHGHAVTTGAIKNAFGGLLKEVRHYAHKYMHEVLVDLMIMQKELHPSILAVMDGTVCGDGAGPRTMTPRAKNYILASGDSVAIDAVAAKMMGFDPKQIPYIRMCHERGLGVGRIDEIEFLGENITDINFGFKTKKSFVIWGDQLLRKGALRSLEKIALHSPLVFWAPMASNIYHDWLWYPTVGKSIIRKFSGTEWGRLFEQYKSK
- a CDS encoding exported hypothetical protein (Evidence 5 : Unknown function) yields the protein MKRFLIALFLVALIFDLASARKKDLAGSVENATYVDDTYNVSMAIPDGWDCSVKKSKSPVRMILIKKQYDVPIQFQNAPNFTTIPKVVLYIDTTSLTVDQFVDSLLSDQYKSKQKNEVLSQFKSLYGNTLVKRRTKQSIGDITGVRIATQLRYTVEVPWAGSQSDRADVVTDFYGGSTFFAKDGNNIIMLQLVCEWRYFDVLEQDFVKMLDGLKFTSKK
- a CDS encoding conserved hypothetical protein (Evidence 4 : Unknown function but conserved in other organisms), coding for MWVFRSILILIIIVIIIGFAVYNSGPSQTVDIDLIWAKRFAVPVITVVFWSFILGSLVSLLLFISVYLKQSDQLREANKSIKGLISEVTLLRNRPIEEAKDLLKKPGGTQE
- a CDS encoding putative Tetratricopeptide repeat protein (Evidence 3 : Putative function from multiple computational evidences); translation: MESIVVIFLLALISLIFIYIYYDRIKKEKKVKDPTTYIEALKSLLDGQEETAFAGFREVVAEDSTNVDAYVRIGDILRKYGKPDKALQVHKDLTLRHGLSSGEKSTILRSLADDFFALGDMASAMAAIKELISIDGNNKWATERMLDVYAQTGDWDAAFEMKEKLTKIEGGKGKKELAFYKFFQGEKLTAQKEYHKARLHFKEAIGIDPACVPAYIYIGDSYLSENREEDAVEFWQKLIKVMPDASKYVLGRLKKALFDLGRFGEISSICTEILEVSPKNLEARMTLAEYHYKKGEYSIASEHLSQAAEDHPDSYLPILDLAKLYLTIGDKRHLGELINKLEDRRELIENQYHCDRCGYKSKTKKWFCPSCKAIDSFVV
- a CDS encoding exported hypothetical protein (Evidence 5 : Unknown function), which encodes MCRFLSALIVTLTFTVPAGGSELINLIRQGQMEAARRIMDSTASAVHRDGNRIFAQAILEPDGPRAMTLLETARQAGIDPADAEYLSLEKALFYFAAGWPDSVLNETQSYLRRWENGRYRAEMMSLEARAGEILKDSQTTNRLLELTARENPDSLTGLNARLQQARIMAQQGKYTEARKVLKRLIKSSFDNIASSSLYLLSQMALEQKRNDDALFYFNLLKEEFPDAVGLDDLSDQLSNFQASGNDQSAEKITGTTYAVQVGVFSVRDNAMKMTDRMKKYNQKVEILEKTISGKKYYVVWVGKFLSSDQAMVFKARLETAENETFQVVAR